In Phaseolus vulgaris cultivar G19833 chromosome 10, P. vulgaris v2.0, whole genome shotgun sequence, a single genomic region encodes these proteins:
- the LOC137815995 gene encoding uncharacterized protein — protein sequence MPRHHSRLPGRYKYQASPPVLCKPELGTPLRLYFTVTEKAISSVLLQEKDRVQKSIYFVSKVLQGPEVRYQALERMVPWTVELSEFDVQYEPRGPIKGQVYTDFVVELSSAATHQEGAGFRWVLSVDGSSNQQGSGAGVILEGPDGLLIEQALWFAFKASNNQAEYEALIAGMLLAKEIGAKGLLAKSDSLLVTGQVTGEYQAKDPQMAAYLEYMMEMCLDSLGFCW from the coding sequence atgccacgtcatcactcccgactaccagggcggtacaagtaCCAAGCCAGTCCAccagtgttgtgcaagccagAGTTAGGTACCCCACTCCGCCTATACTTCACAGTCACAGAGAAGGCGATCAGTTCGGTTCTACTGCAAGAGAAAGACCGGGTGCAAAAGTCGAtctatttcgtcagcaaggtctTGCAAGGGCCAgaggtgagataccaggccTTAGAAAGAATGGTGCCATGGACAGTAGAGCTATCTGAGTTTGACGtgcagtatgagcctagaggcccTATTAAGGGCCAGGTTTACACTGACTTCGTAGTAGAACTCTCCTCAGCAGCCACACACCAAGAAGGAGCAGGTTTCAGATGGGTGCTCTCTGTAgatggttcctcaaaccaacaGGGTAGTGGGGCtggtgtcatcttggaaggaccagaTGGGTTGCTAATTGAGCAGGCCCTATGGTTCGCTTTCAAGgccagtaacaaccaagcagaatatgaggcctTGATCGCTGGAATgctgctggccaaggaaataGGGGCAAAAGGTTTGTTGGCGAAGAGTGACTCTTTGTTAGTCACAGGTCAAGTCACGGGGGAGTACCAAGCtaaagaccctcagatggccGCATACCTAGAGTACATGATGGAGATGTGCCTTGATAGTTTAGGTTTTTGTTGGTGA
- the LOC137816008 gene encoding uncharacterized protein, giving the protein MAVQQVDQTPDVDLVFIKADLQDVIPHDNDPVVISLVAAERKVHRVLVDQRSSADVMFWTTFNKLQLSPDQLRPYIRCLYGFAGDQVEVHAHIELRTTFTGGTTSRTTNIRYLVVNSPSASNILLGRPALKRIRAVASTTHMKMKLPSLEGTVITIMSDQKEAKKCYENSFKTKRGVFVVTTQPLREEGITHAEIAREK; this is encoded by the coding sequence ATGGCGGTGCAACAGGTGGATCAGACTCCCGATGTCGACCTCGTCTTCATCAAGGCTGACCTCCAGGATGTCATACCCCATGACAATGACCCGGTAGTGATTTCGCTAGTCGCAGCAGAAAGGAAGGTGCATCGCGTCCTCGTGGATCAACGAAGTTCGGCtgacgtgatgttctggacgaccttcaacaagttaCAACTGTCCCCAGACCAGTTAAGACCCTATATCAGATGcctgtatggtttcgctggagaccaggtggaggtacATGCGCACAtagagctgaggacgaccttcacggGTGGCACAACTTCACGCACTACCAACATTAGGTATCTCGTAGTCAATTCTCCATCAGCCTCAAATATACTATTAGGTAGACCTGCTTTGAAGAGGATCAGAGCAGTTGCTTCCACGAcacatatgaagatgaagctaccttCCCTTGAGGGTACGGTGATCACCATCATGTCTGACCAAAAAGAGGCTAAGAAGTGCTACGAAAATAGCttcaagacaaagagaggggtGTTCGTTGTTACTACCCAGCCTCTAAGGGAAGAAGGGATCACCCATGCAGAGATCGCCCGGGAGAAATGA